The following nucleotide sequence is from Methylotenera sp. G11.
ATTGCTTAGTAAAAACATTGTATAATTCGGCGATTAAAAACCGCTCGATTTCAAGCTGTGCCCGCTGTAGGTAATGCTCTTCTAGCCGGCGCTATTTTAATATATATGATGGCATTGGTCTCAAAAGGACTTGATGCTGAATTCGGTCAATCCTTTCATGCATGAGGAAAACATGTCAGACAACCAAAGTGACAAGCAGCAGACTGGCTCGCAAGCTAGCGAGTGTTCTCAAGTAGATTTAGATAAGCGTAACTTCTTAATAGCAACTTCAGCAGTAGGCGCCCTGGGCTGTGCCGCAGTCGCGGTGCCTTTTGTTAAGAGCATGACGCCAAGTGAGCGTGCGAAAGCCGCTGGTGCGCCGGTAGAAGTTGATATCAGCAAAATTCAGCCGGGTACGATGCTGACAGCAGAGTGGCGTGGTCAGCCGGTGTGGGTGATTAACCGGACCGATGAAATGGTCGCAGAGCTGGCGAAGCATGATGATCAGTTGTCTGATCCTGCGAGTAACGTAACTTCCCAGCAGCCTGAGTATTGTAAAAATGAAGGCCGT
It contains:
- the petA gene encoding ubiquinol-cytochrome c reductase iron-sulfur subunit produces the protein MSDNQSDKQQTGSQASECSQVDLDKRNFLIATSAVGALGCAAVAVPFVKSMTPSERAKAAGAPVEVDISKIQPGTMLTAEWRGQPVWVINRTDEMVAELAKHDDQLSDPASNVTSQQPEYCKNEGRSIKPNVAVVVGICTHLGCSPTEKMKAGGDMGEKWTGGFFCPCHGSKFDLAGRVFKGSPAPINLVVPPHKYLSDTVLLIGVDTEDKA